ATTGGATTCATGTGGCATTGTTTATTAGGAAAGGTAGGGATCCCAAGGCCtcgcataattattttttttgtctcttttcgAGGGATTATTTTTTATAGTATAATTATTTTTGGCATTTGTCATTTTATGGTGTGAAAGGTTGGAGTGGAATTAGGGTTTAATGGGTCAGAGTATCCACAATGAGATGATTTTGGAGTACTTgaaatgatactttcttgataagttaagtgctaaaTGTTCACAACGGGTATAatagagtgtatttcaagtacttgaaatgttactttttttataagtatAGTGCTACACGCAcataatgggtgaaaaatgacacttgaaaatttagttgtggaaaataaTACTTGAGaattggagtatatatatagttgacgaatagtgaagagaaagatgatgaaaagaaagagagtgaagattaaaaggaagagagagacgatggaaataaatggagagaatatagaaaggaagagagatatgaaaaggaagagagagaaaatagagaaaatgagtatagaatgttggaatgtatggagtgttgatgaatagtattcaTTGTGGGACCtactcacccaattaaattgtgtcacataggagagaggagaagagagagaatgattttggagtGCTGAATATTTATGTtactactgtggatgctctcaATAGGTGTCAAAAGACTAGTGTGTGTTGAGGGGTCCCATGTGAATATAAACCAAACCAGTTCCACCGCCTAGGCCAGTATTTGTAGTTAGTGCTAGGCTCCACCTTTTTCTCCTCCGCTTGTTTTATCGCAAGTGGCTCCAAACCTTCTACTTTTAGAGCAGCTTCTAGGGCTTGTGACCCATCTCTTTAAGGGCGACGTGCTAGCTCTGACACACCTACAACTGCAAGTGCAAGCGCATGTGCAAGCGCATGTGCAAGTGCAAGTGCAAGAGACGCCCCTCTGATTGCTCAGCAATAGCAGAACCAAAagtttgaaaataagagatgcTCGGAAATCAAATATCCATCTCCCTTGAAATATTCCTTGTCCTCAAGGAATGAACAACCAAATAACTGAAACAGCAAAACATAATTGTTATATCAGCAAAAGTGACCAAGAGGATTATGAAGTCCAGTAACAGGAACTCGAAGATGTAAAACAGATtttgtaacggcccatcccgcaggatccagccgggcccatggaccgctacccccaacccatcaccacacTAGAGCCGCCGCACAGTTCTCTAGTACCTGGTAGGTTGTCGGTGAGAGTCGTACCCACGACCTCccccaccctttaacataagACCCTATTACAAGGCGACTTATGCTACCAGctaagccatggcttagttggtagcatgTGGTGCCTTGTAATAGGACCCATGTTAAAGGCGAGGTCTTGTGTTCGAGCCCCGCAACAACCTACCTGTTCTTGGCAAGGCGTGTGGCGCGGTCAGGGGGTGATGGGTTGGGCTGCTTGGTCCATGGGCCTGGGAAGTAGACGGTTTGCGGTACAGCTTGGGCTGCGCAGCGTCGAAACTTATAAAaaggcagtttttatgtaacggcccatcccgcaggatccagccgggcccatggaccgctacccccaacccttCACCACACTAGAGCCGCCGCACAGTTCTCTAGTACCTGGTAGGTTGTTGGTGAGAGTCGTACCCACGACCTCccccaccctttaacataagACCCTATTACAAGGCGACTTATGCTGGCTTAGCTGGTAGCATAAGTCGCCTTGTAATAGGGTcttatgttaaagggtggggGAGGTCGTGGGTACGACTCGCACCAACAACCTACCAGGTACTAGAGAACTGTGCGGCGGCTCTAGTGTGGTGaagggttgggggtagcggtccatgggcccggctggatcctgcgggatgggccgttacagaTTTAGCCTTATAGAGATGAGAATTAAAAAGAACTTAATGAAAACAGCCCCAAATGGAAGTATTCCTCCTATTAGAATTGAGAATGCGGGATTCATGTATCAAGCCTACTCAATAATTTGCCTTGGAATCTTATTTGCCTTCATAGGATCCTTAATTGCTGGTTTCCTAACCCCAACATAGCTACCCAAAAACACGAGTGGAACTGATAAGCCAGACCATAAGAACTCCATAGCAAAATAGTGCCAAATGGCACAGTCCATATGATTTTTCGTCCCATATAAGAGTATTCAATACAAAGAAAATGACTGAAACAATTCCTTGGCAACAGATTGTCCACCAAGAATGCCACTCAAGGGTCAGAGAATATCCATAAGCAAACATCATAGGAAACTCACAATCCCATGGATCCTCTACTGTGACAATAACCAAGCCAGATAAATGACAGTCCCATTTTTTCTGATCATTCACCTGATAATACAGAGGAATAGCATAAGAAACATTTCCCCGCCAACTTAGATAATTACAAGAAGTCCCATAATCCAGGGTAGTGCAATCTGATAGACTACAATAATAGCCTATGCTACGAGCCAAATCAGCCAAATCTACCATTTGCGGATCAATGACACACCATTGTCTCTGCCTATATTCCACACCCTCTACTAGTACCAAACCTTCATTTTCCTCCCCACCTGAAAAGTCCAATCCGTATTTTGGCTTTCCAGTAAACTCCAATGATAACCTCTCAAAGCTTGCAAGGACAATACTTTTCGCGTTCTCATCAATAAGACTGAAAATATAAACTTCAAGTGTCCCTCTTCTAGCTGGGTTTCCATTTTTACTCAAAATATACCTAAGCAAGCCTTGGTTGCATCTCTTGGTATTTTGTGTATTTGCATTCTCAACTCCATCAGTAGGACACCCAACTTCTCCAAATATGACTGCCATCTCAAGGTATCCAGCTTTCTCTAGAGGCCATATGAGTGGATCAAGACTTGCATCAAACACATTGGTGTATGTCACACCTCCTTTGTTAACATGCTTGTTTGTTCTATTGAAGAATGAAAAATACTGGACCATTTCAATTGTGAGGCCCTTGTCTTCAGGTTGAAAATTTCCTACAGCAACATACTTTGCAACTAACACAACTCTTATAGAATCTGTGAGCTTGTCAAATGTCTCATCCATctcacaaaaaaatttatccaACCAAAAGAATCCAGCCCTCAAAATGCTATCTATGTCAATCATTAAGAATTCCTTCTTTTCTGGTTTCTCACCAACAACTAATCTACTCCCAGCATGAGCCAAATCAAATACATTGTCATAGAATGGAACCCTATGATATAAACTCAAGTACAAAGGGAAAAGGCCTCGTGTATCAACCAATTCACTAATTGGGGCATCAATATTCAAAATATTGGTGATCATAGTTACATTCCTCTCTGTCATTCTAGCAGTAAAGGTTCCAAATCCACCTTCCATATCAATTCCATTTTTAATTCCTTCTCTTTCCAAAGACAACACATCAGTAATAACAAAATCATTATTATCTACAAAGATATGTTTTGGGGCATATGTGATGGCCTCCTCTCCACCAGGATCAAAAGTTAGAAGTAAAAATCcaaattttccttctttttgcaTAGAGTCTATAGCGTGAAGTGTACAAGATTCTATACCATGTTGAGACAAAATTTCAAACACCTTGTGTTCACCTAGGCTGGGAGattcaccaaacaccttctTACTactggaagaagaagaacacagtACCTTCATGATATGGATTGAGATATGTTGATCGTGGATCCGACGGCTGAGATTCGTTCGTATTTGTTTCATCAATAACTTACCATGTTCAACATCCGCGCATTCTAGGTTTAACAAATTGTAAATGAAATCATTGTCATCCGAAATCAAAATAGTGTTCACCGGAGTATATTGCGAAGTGGAATGGTGAACAGAAACGGATGATCTAATCGTCTCTTGCATGTGGAGATTGCAAGCAAGATTAAGGTCGAAATTCAGATCTTCGTATTTTGTGAACTTGTTGGATCTTGAACATTGGGTTTCAGAAATTGAGAATTTCTCGGCAAAAATTGATTTGTCAGATCTGTCATCCATGGAACCAAAAACATGAAGACCTAATTCACAGTGAAGCCTGTCAAATCCAACATCAACTTTGAATCAATATGCGATTCAATCAATGCTGACAATTTATGAACAAAGTGTTGTAGATTTTTCAAgtctcacaaaaatcttttcCATTCTTGCTTCAAGATTGGAGACTCGATGTTCAAGATTTTCTTCAACGAAATATACCTGATTATTCATGGTAGCGGTGAGATGAACAATTGTTGACCAGGAAGGAATCATAGGAATCAACTGGAATCAAGATCAATTGAAATCCTTCTTTCAAACCTTAACCTAAAAAGTAAGGGAACAATAAGGATCaaagctctgataccaattgatagAACCCCGTTCGAACCTTGAACTTGCAGGAGGAATGGCCTTGTAGGAGGAATGGTGTAAATGACAGAGGAATTTACAGAGAGAAAACAAGGAAACAAGAACATATAGAAGAACAAACAATTCTCATATTATTTCATAACTGGTTTCTAATACAAAGCTTTCACTACTATTTATAATTGTCAAACCAATAATATGTCGCTAAGTGACCATTACAAAACTATTAACAAGCACAATATTAACAAGTAAACCTACTAATGACTACTATAACCTCAGGTTCGTATCACCAAGAAGGATTTGCTCCCCATGAAGAACCCGTGTTAAATGAGAACCTAGAGCCTATTTGTTAAAAGTggtattatatctgtttcgtatataatattatatctaaatctgtagatattatatctgttttgtatatgatattatatctgtttcgtatctgtcaatattatatatgttttgtatctgtcaatattcttccgaaatcgaatatgaatatgcagatattatatatgttttggatctgctatgatatgttatcgattttggtccttttggaacttcaaacagataacatttcattaaggacatataacattatgacagatatcaaattaatcgaaacagataacatatcacctggaATCTGTAGATCTCAtatcagaaccaaaaaaccatgaaaatcaccacagaaactgttgaaaataatgatgtgatgacagatcaaAGGAAAACAAGAAGATCTATAAGTCtcatggtgagtatgagtagatctagttcgaatacaacaaaaatccggttgaaaaatcactaaaaaatgtcatagaactctcgaataaacCACGAGAGGCGGAAACAAACCTTCCGGCAACGTAGACAAAGCTTCCGACTAAAatccaagatgaatcatgtgtaggaggcatgtgccatgtttgaggatgaagataagagtattttagacaataaaaccatatattttgactttttatctttcttggaatattagttcaaactatatggactttatggaataagacttttaagagtgtccttattggaacaaaactttccaatgagggacttatccttaattttcccaaaaaaaaaaagccaaagcCTGAGGCCGGGGCATGGGCTGCATTTTCCCAATCAGGCCTGGCCCAAAGTTCGATGATCAATACCAGGCTTAGGCCCAAGCCAGGCTTGGGCTTGAAAAAGTAGGGCAGGGTCGGCCCGACCCAATGCCGAGCCCTACCCATATTAACTCGATTTGACCTCATTTGATTTAAACCACGTCATCTTGTAGTCACTTAGCACCTAAATACCTAATACGCTAATACTTCTTTGTGTTTGATTGTGTTGTTTTTTCTCCCGTATCTACCCTACCCCACCTCTGGCCCTCTCATTTCTTTATTCTTGGATTTTTACTGGTAGTGAAATCATTTCAGTATCTGAGTCTGTGGGGGTCCTGGGCGAAATCTAAAAACTGGgccctattaatttttttttctaaatatcatagttcttaaaagtctaactctaaaACATATCTTCATTGTTAATCtcatcaaattttctttttcttcgaaTGATTCATACTTTCTAGGCACCATTgtcatcaaattcaaaaatctcAAATGCAAGTATGCAACAAACAAATGACAACGGCAGGAgcaaataacatatatatgattAAGTTTATGAAAAGGAACAAAATCACCTGGTAAGGATTGAGAAATTGACAGATTACAAACAGAGCCCAAGAGGTGAGATCGTGAGAGTCGATCAACCAAAGAGTCAGAGATTCAGAATTCAGCAAttacaacaacttcaattaagtccaaaaaaaatcaaaaattaaatcatgaagaattgaagataaattgatatgaaataaaaaaaaccctagaaaatcaaaacaataagaAAGAATTGTGCATACAAACCTCAAGGCCCCTCTCCTCCCTCTAGTTCTCGAATTCAACAAACAAAGCAGAAGAAATTAACATCTCGATGTGAGAGAAGGGGAGATAAAGAAATAGAGATTCAGTTGAAGAAGCCAAGAAGAGGAAGTGACTGATACAGATACGAAGGAAGGAATAACGTATTACtctatgttttatgtttttattttttttttcctttatttttagtGTTGAATTCTACATTGGGTTGGATAGGTTTTGTTACTTGGGCCCGCCTTAATGTtatctttgtttaaaattttgtttcttttgaatcTTATTGGGCTTCCTTTAAAGTAAATATTGTTGGGATTCAATTGGGCTGTCATTactaacattttttaaaatttggagGCCTCTTGAATTTGGGGGCCCTGGGTGACGGCTCAGCTTGCCCAGGCCCAGGGCCGCCCCTGGTGAAATGTCAATTTTGTTGTTCTCATACAAATCTCTCTACCTACCTTCAAACTTGACAATTACTACCATtcacaaataaacaaatcatGTTTTTCCTCTCTAGTATGGGAGAAAGTATCATCTACTCCCTATTCTGTTTGTAGTAGAACAACGTTTAGAAGCGCTTCGAGTTGCATGAAGAAAATCTAAACCCGAACGTAACCTcaaacccgacccaacccaacccaacgtTAAATGAGGTCGGTTAAGGGGTGAAGAACCACTCACCCGAACATATGCGAGTCGGGTGAGATATCTCTCCAAACCTGACCCATGTTCACCCCTAGTTGGCCACGTAAGCAAATGTTGACCAAAATTTATTGACTTAATTCGACATCAGCGGGAACTTGatagaaattgtacaaaatctacCCGAGTCCCTGAATTATCTCATTTTGGAACTTTGGATGATGACTTTGTAATAAAATTTCATTGGGTGACTAAAGTGTAACAACCCCTATTTTTTGGTACtctaaagtataattaaccattCTCTTTACATGTCATCAAGTCTAGTCATCATACCACATGTGTTATGTAAGGTTATGGACAAAATCTTTATGGATGTGTAGCACTACCGATCTTTGATTGATATCTTCGCCAAAATCCTATAAGGATGCACTCAAAGCAACATTGACATTGCATAATTTTCTCTTACAACACAAGAACACTACACCAGAGCTTCTTATTGCATGAAGAAAAGTTAGAGATGAGGTCCAAAGAGACATCAATTTCAAGAGGAAACAAGTAACATTAAAGTCATACTTTACAAAAGCCTCATAAATGgttcatgtatatataaatttgaTATATAAAGAGATTATTCATTTTATATATCAAGTGGGACCTatgtatttcttttttaatttagggaattattaatttatcacaTTGATCCCAAATCGACACTAGCCAAAGCGAGATTATTAACTTGTCGAGTATTAAATTTTCGAGATGTACTATGCTAGAAGCCTAAAAGAAACAGATTAACAACACAATCAAGTAACTCACTTGATAAATCGCCTAAGAATGGTAAAGTTGGTAAGGAAATAATACTTACTTCTAAGTGGGTTCCAAATTCAAGTCTCCATATTAACACTTCTTGAGGAAAGTGCTCTAGAAGTCTCCCTATTTTGTAAAATTGATCAATTGAACCCTTCTATTTTTTTAGGTCATTCAAGCCCCTATACTTTGAAGAATGAGCTAAAGTGGCCCTCATGTTAATTTCCGTTATAACGGTGATGAGCTGGTAGTTAAGCAATTGAGTTgaatttttcaataatttattatttgctgACTCAATGAATACATGTCCTCAGCCAATGAACTGACAACACGTGTCTatattctctcttctctccatCACTGTTATTCTCGAGCTGGTTCTCTTCTGATGAACTGCTCCAAGTTTTGTTCCCATCCAGTCCCCATCTGATGAATTGGTTACAAATGCATCCTGCCCAAATAAACAGCAATAATCAACACCGATTAACATCAAACATCAACATTTAAGCCCTTGTGTGATGACTCAGTAAATTTTCACCAGTAAACTTTGTCAGGTGGATGCTCAAGCTCTTTACCGATCTCTTTGCCATTGATGATGCAGACAATGCCTCCTTATTCTTGTCATTGATGACGCGGGAGGTGGAAGGCGATGATCGCTCAAGCACTTTACCCAGGACGTCATTGATCCGCTTCCAATCTACCGCTTACGATTGCTTATTTGCTTTAGTGTGTCATCGAAGATGCGCATAGATCGAAATGTCCAAAGAaggttttaatttgattttgtttttgggtttcAAAGAGGACTTTCTAATTTTGAttaaattgttttgattttgattttgagatgAAGAGCCAAAGAGggttttcattttgattttggGTGTTCCAAGAGGGCTTTTGTACTTGATATGAGTTGAGATCCTTTGGTTAGGGCTTCAAATCCATAAAATTGCAGAAGAGAGATTTGACTGGGTTTATGCCACATCATAATTAACAATCTATTCTTTATTTCTTCAAAAAGTCGCATACGAAAAAATATTGCCACATAAGAAAAAGGTTAAATGCTTGAAGGGCTAACGGATTCCAATCTTCAAAGTATGAGAGCTTAAATGacttaggaaaaaaaaagtaaaagaactcAATCGACATGTTTTACAAAGTAGAGGGGTTTTACTTTCCCCACATTTTTTCTctagtgacaaaaaaaaaaacctaaaggGTTGCCAAAAAACAACTCATGTTTGAAAAGTTTATACATGCAAATAATGTCAGAATTTGGAATGACCAATACACTAGACAAAAAGTGACAATCAATATGAGTATGATGAAAGCTATACTCGCTTCCATTTGGCTCTGAAACGGGTTTCCCTTAATAAAAAGCGAGATCTACTTTTTACTCAAAATCACTTAGAATTTAAGTTGAATTAACTGCATCTTAAAAATATGCAATTATTTTTCATATTCAAGTACTACCAAGTCTAGAGCAGCTCTAATGAGTCTGTTGGTTTTCTATTGAGGATTTGGTGGGCGGCTATTGGCAGCAGAGACCCTTGAACCCCACTCCAGGAGCTCTTTGCTGGTATCATCTTTGTGCACTATCACTTCTATGAAGCACAAACAATCTTTCTTCTCCCCAGTAGCTGTTTCGATTGCATCAATTAGTTCCTCTTCACAGCTTACCTGCAATACAAAAGTGGATATGTCCATGACTAAAAGTCCCAATACCTCAAAGCTACAAATCCTACATTTTCTAGGACGCCAATCAACAATGAACAGACCTTTCTTGTCCAGCATTTCCCTTCTCCATTGTGTATAGCATCAACTAAGGCAGTGTAGTTCCAGTTCTTGATTACATTATATGGTCCATCGTGGATTTCTACTTCTATGGTGTATCCACCATTGTTTATTAGGAAGATAATAGTCTTCTGTTCGCATCGCAGCATTGTTGACACATCTTGCGCCGTCACCTATCAGCCACATTGTCATCAACATTAAGACACATGATTTTATCATCCTTTAAGCTTTCAACAAATCAATGTCATTAACTCAAGCCAACCAAGTTTTTAAACTAGCTTGAAATAATGTGCATTTTCATGTTATGGATTGCCATTTCAACTATATACAAGTGCTAAACCTGGAAGCTCCCATCTCCTATGCAGGCAATGACACGCTTATCCGGCACTGACTGTGCATACCCAATTGTTGCACCAACAGACCATCCAATTGAACCATATTGCATCTGGAATTCATAGCTGCAACACcaactttttctctcttatgaTCGTGATAGGCATGAAATAAGTAAAACAATTCCATGTCATATTTCTTACTTACCCACACCCTTCCGGCAACTTAAGTTTCTGACAATTGAACCATGAATCTCCTGTTTCAGCAATCACAGCAGTGTTTTCTGACAGCATCTTCTGTATGTGTTGAAATAGAATATTGACCCTCAAAGGCTCTTTAGGCTCACATTTCAGAGGAACCCCGTCGGGAACGTAGATCCTGTGGTAGTTCTCATAAGCAGTTGTGTTGTTGTTAAGCCTCTTAGCCAGTGCACTTAAAAAGTCCTTCATTAGTACACACCCAAAAGCAGGTCCATTACCCACTATAACACGATCAGGCTGGACAACGATGGCCTTCTCCTTTTTGAGGAGCAGAGAGTAGCCAACAGAGCTATAGTCATTGAATATCGGCCCAGCGAATATGTATGCATCAGCAGATTCAACAATCTCGGCACAGAAGCTAGTGCCTACAGCTCCCCAGTAAGTGCCAATAAAATGAGAGTGGTGTTCAGGAACAAGGCCTTTTGCAGAAGGCATAACTGCAAGGGCATAACCGCAAGCATCGGCTAACTCAACAAAGGCTTCACAAGCCTTCGCCACTCGAAGCTTTGGTCCTCCTACCATTACTGGTTTCACTGCTTTGTTCAAGAAGGCCGCAGTTGCCTCTACTGCTGCTTCTAGTCCCATCTTATTACTCAACCTGTATAAAAGCATAACGCCATTCGAAGCCAAATTGAGTTTAATGCTTGTAAAATTTTGATTAGAGACaatgagaaagagaaaaaaaagaacacaagaCAATACCTTGGTGAAAGAGCAAATGGAATGGGTTCTCTGCTAAAAGTGGGATGAGGAATTGCAGGCAAATTGCAGCTAACGCTAATATAAACTGGTTTGCTCTCTTTCAGAGCAGTAGAAATTGCTCTGTCAATCAGTTCATGTGCATCTTCCAAGTTATTCACCACAGCCTACATATATAAGAAAGTCCAAACATAATTACATCTTTCTCCTAAAAGCAAGCGAGTTTTTCAAGTCAACTTTTCAGTTTCTCATAGCATCACTCAATTAGATCTAAGAGCTTTTGATTAACATTcgattaatttttatattttactcTTGTTTTAAGcaaaaaatcaaacacaatgCTTGCATGTAAAGTCACATATATACCTGAAAGCAGGTGACAGTCTGAAAGCAGCGGAGTTCTTGGGTAAAATCAGGCAATCCAATAGTATGGTGGAGAATCCTGTTAGTCCCATAGTCATTAGTATTAGGCCCTCCAACGATACAAATCACCGGAAGATTCTCACTATAAGCCCCAGCAATGGCATTGATAATGCTAAGCCCACCAACGGTGAATGTAACAACACAAGCACCAACGCCGCGAGCCCTTGCATAACCATCTGCAGCATACCCTGCATTGAGTTCATTACAGCAGCCAACGTTGTTGAGCCCTGGCTCAGCGATCAAATGATCGAGAAGTGTCAAATTGAAGTCACCAGGGACAGAGAACACATCAGTGACGCCAATTTGGACAAGACGGTGAGCTAGGTGGCGGCCGAGGGTGGATTCCGGAGAGATCTTAATCACAGAGTCTTGGATGCAAAGGGAGCCGTTTTGAGGAGGGCCGGATACGTTGTTGTTTGAGGGTTTGCATGAGTCGAGGGAAAGCGAACCTAGTGTGGTTTCCATATTCAAATTGAGAGAAGAGAACCCAAGGAACGAAGATGTGAAGATCTTATATGGACAGAAATGGATGGATGAGTGGTAGAGAGTGAAGCAATGACTGATGAGTATATAAAGGTTAGTCAAGCGTGAAATTAGGATTTGGGATTTCTTGGGGAAGACTCGATCGTTCACTCCTGCTTATATGGTATGTATTGGACTTCAAGGCCAAGAAAACACATTTTAGGTATATTTTTACAGTGGCTGTGATAGCTATTGGATTCAATACCTCGTGAATCGCTCTTCCGCACTGAAGACAAAAGCCAAATATACAAAATTCGTAGCATATTCCAATGGGTTGAGCGGTTTAGTGGGTGGAGCATGAATGGACAAGTAGTTGAAATGCATGACACATGTACCTGTCAATAGGCCGTACAGTCCAGTGGGCCGAGCTTATTCCTAAACCATGTACTTGAGGCCTGGATACATTTTGTTCTTCGTTATGCTGAGAAGGTAGAGGGGTTTTGTTTTGGAATGAACATCATGCCTGCTTTCATCGGTAGTCATTTCCTGGATGTTCATTATCAATCCACAGCTGCAATTTCTTTTGATGGTCTGTAATGATTTTGGATGGCGTTTATCatgtttgttatttttatgtaaggattattattatatttaactCTCAGTGCTGGATATGGGTTAATTCACACATCTCATTTATCCTTTTGTTAACTAGTAATTATGAGTGCGCCAGCATCTTTAAAAAGGATTAACACTCGATCTAGAGAGCTGCAtaataacaaaaatataaacCCAATAAAACTGTTCATAACAAGTAATGTTTCCTAGCTTTCCTGACTTCTGGAGCACTTCAACTGAACATGCTGACCAACATAACCAGACTCTCCACATGCATGAAAATACAACCAAAGATTAATCAAATGTTTAGAGACTCAAAACTTAAGGATGCATAGACCCATACTATCACAGACCAAAGGTTCACTAACGCAAAGGCATGAACAAATGGGTGAGGTACTACTTGTCTGAACTTGCCAATTTGGCAATCCTCTCAAGTCGCAGGCTAGTCTTTCTTCTCTGGCTCAGTCTCGGTATCTTTTTCGTCCTTAGGTGCAACACTCTTAGTTTCCTTCTCCTCACTGGCAGCAGCAGGTGCCTCCTCGCCCTTTTTTACCTTATTTTCCTCTTCTTCCACACTCAAATTTTCCAAAAGCCCAGCAGTAGCAGTAGCATCCTGATTTTCCACATTATTTGTCTGCGACTCAGCAACCTCTTGAAATGTTTCCATAAATGTTCTGCAATCTAATGAAACCAAATATCAACATTCCATATGAGACAAACGCTCCAGAAAATACCGCCCAAAAGAAATAGAAAGTATGACAATAACAAGTTCAAATACATTCAATCAGAGAAGCAAACTGACATAAGAGCCAAAAGCATTCACGTCGTCAGTGACAACTCCTTTCACCAAAATGTACAACATCAAGTGTTTTAATATCATTTGTGAGAAATCTCAAGCTCCAAAGCCTCTAATTAATCCTTAAGTACATCACCTACTACAGAGGCACTTGATTCAGATCATGGATATTCCATCATCATCTAACATTCTCATAAAAACACGCTTGATTTTCTCCCACTATATGCCAAAGGACATACTTATGTTCCATTTCCTGTAGACAACTAACCTCTAGTTACTTATTCATCGTTCGTCTTCTCACTAAAACTTACAATGTAGTTATTAAAGTGTACATCTTACCCTGTCCATACAGCAGCCCCTACATTAGTGCAAAAATTTTTTCCTCAAAACATTCATCCTCTTTTGAGAACATCAGTACAAAACCACCTAACCTTAAACAAGATATATGAGAAGGCTACACTCAAAACTGATTCAGAGGCACTTGATTCAGATCATGGATATTCCA
This genomic stretch from Tripterygium wilfordii isolate XIE 37 chromosome 22, ASM1340144v1, whole genome shotgun sequence harbors:
- the LOC119990949 gene encoding pyruvate decarboxylase 1 isoform X2, whose product is METTLGSLSLDSCKPSNNNVSGPPQNGSLCIQDSVIKISPESTLGRHLAHRLVQIGVTDVFSVPGDFNLTLLDHLIAEPGLNNVGCCNELNAGYAADGYARARGVGACVVTFTVGGLSIINAIAGAYSENLPVICIVGGPNTNDYGTNRILHHTIGLPDFTQELRCFQTVTCFQAVVNNLEDAHELIDRAISTALKESKPVYISVSCNLPAIPHPTFSREPIPFALSPRLSNKMGLEAAVEATAAFLNKAVKPVMVGGPKLRVAKACEAFVELADACGYALAVMPSAKGLVPEHHSHFIGTYWGAVGTSFCAEIVESADAYIFAGPIFNDYSSVGYSLLLKKEKAIVVQPDRVIVGNGPAFGCVLMKDFLSALAKRLNNNTTAYENYHRIYVPDGVPLKCEPKEPLRVNILFQHIQKMLSENTAVIAETGDSWFNCQKLKLPEGCGYEFQMQYGSIGWSVGATIGYAQSVPDKRVIACIGDGSFQVTAQDVSTMLRCEQKTIIFLINNGGYTIEVEIHDGPYNVIKNWNYTALVDAIHNGEGKCWTRKVSCEEELIDAIETATGEKKDCLCFIEVIVHKDDTSKELLEWGSRVSAANSRPPNPQ
- the LOC119990739 gene encoding uncharacterized protein LOC119990739 — its product is MDDRSDKSIFAEKFSISETQCSRSNKFTKYEDLNFDLNLACNLHMQETIRSSVSVHHSTSQYTPVNTILISDDNDFIYNLLNLECADVEHGKLLMKQIRTNLSRRIHDQHISIHIMKVLCSSSSSSKKVFGESPSLGEHKVFEILSQHGIESCTLHAIDSMQKEGKFGFLLLTFDPGGEEAITYAPKHIFVDNNDFVITDVLSLEREGIKNGIDMEGGFGTFTARMTERNVTMITNILNIDAPISELVDTRGLFPLYLSLYHRVPFYDNVFDLAHAGSRLVVGEKPEKKEFLMIDIDSILRAGFFWLDKFFCEMDETFDKLTDSIRVVLVAKYVAVGNFQPEDKGLTIEMVQYFSFFNRTNKHVNKGGVTYTNVFDASLDPLIWPLEKAGYLEMAVIFGEVGCPTDGVENANTQNTKRCNQGLLRYILSKNGNPARRGTLEVYIFSLIDENAKSIVLASFERLSLEFTGKPKYGLDFSGGEENEGLVLVEGVEYRQRQWCVIDPQMVDLADLARSIGYYCSLSDCTTLDYGTSCNYLSWRGNVSYAIPLYYQVNDQKKWDCHLSGLVIVTVEDPWDCEFPMMFAYGYSLTLEWHSWWTICCQGIVSVIFFVLNTLIWDEKSYGLCHLALFCYGVLMVWLISSTRVFG
- the LOC119990949 gene encoding pyruvate decarboxylase 1 isoform X1; translation: METTLGSLSLDSCKPSNNNVSGPPQNGSLCIQDSVIKISPESTLGRHLAHRLVQIGVTDVFSVPGDFNLTLLDHLIAEPGLNNVGCCNELNAGYAADGYARARGVGACVVTFTVGGLSIINAIAGAYSENLPVICIVGGPNTNDYGTNRILHHTIGLPDFTQELRCFQTVTCFQAVVNNLEDAHELIDRAISTALKESKPVYISVSCNLPAIPHPTFSREPIPFALSPRLSNKMGLEAAVEATAAFLNKAVKPVMVGGPKLRVAKACEAFVELADACGYALAVMPSAKGLVPEHHSHFIGTYWGAVGTSFCAEIVESADAYIFAGPIFNDYSSVGYSLLLKKEKAIVVQPDRVIVGNGPAFGCVLMKDFLSALAKRLNNNTTAYENYHRIYVPDGVPLKCEPKEPLRVNILFQHIQKMLSENTAVIAETGDSWFNCQKLKLPEGCGWCCSYEFQMQYGSIGWSVGATIGYAQSVPDKRVIACIGDGSFQVTAQDVSTMLRCEQKTIIFLINNGGYTIEVEIHDGPYNVIKNWNYTALVDAIHNGEGKCWTRKVSCEEELIDAIETATGEKKDCLCFIEVIVHKDDTSKELLEWGSRVSAANSRPPNPQ